The following are encoded in a window of Panicum virgatum strain AP13 chromosome 5N, P.virgatum_v5, whole genome shotgun sequence genomic DNA:
- the LOC120676104 gene encoding ATP-dependent RNA helicase DEAH12, chloroplastic-like: MLGSQDRRPFRPPDWAPPPPHRHRDYRDHHYHNQHQYQPQPQPQRYRPVQPSHPPPQLAVFLLRTGPDYSAPTATEVEALVGALPSPAPASLSVNSSGRLAARLVFRTLREAAAAAAELWARRLEGHHLLTLELQDPTLAAHASPLIASLFAVHASRLLDSDLSALSAARSAELAASIQAVKRRLRSPNRFRDFDQLNLEMKTLEAEKELVDAKIAEYQVAMRSIRRAMLRETDDEEEGVDVFGSVQGVEVDFARVHKIMLRECRRLKEGLPIYAYRRRILNHIFTNQVMILIGETGSGKSTQLVQFLADSGLAAGGSIVCTQPRKIAAISLAHRVDEESNGCYGNNSVMSYSTFLNSQGFGSEIIFTTDSCLLHHCMSDKGLDGISYIIVDEAHERSLNTDLLLAMIKNKLLDRLDLRLIIMSATADADRLMEYFYGCQTFHVKGRSFPVEIKYVPDISAEASLNPLQSICSVACATASYVTDVVRMVSFIHKNEEEGAILAFLTSQLEVEWSCESFSDPNAVVLPMHGKLSHVEQSQVFKSYPGKRKIIFCTNIAETSLTIKDVKYVVDCGLAKECRFIPSSGLNILKVNWISQSSANQRAGRAGRTGAGKCYRLYSESDFGMMEVHQEPEIRKVHLGTAVLRILALGVGDVQNFEFVDAPDPEAINMAVNNLEQLGAIECKYNGFELTDIGHHLVKLGIEPRLGKIMLDCFSSGLKKEGVVLAAVMANSSSIFCRVGTNEEKYKADRRKVPFCHPDGDLFTSLAVYKKWEDGHANKNVWCWQNSINAKTLRRCQETISELENCLKHELNIIIPSYWRWNPEEPTLHDASLKRIILSSLRGNLAMFSGHEKFGYQVISADQPVQLHPSCSLFIYDSKPEWVVFAEILSVPNQYLVCVTAVDHDALCTVYPMSFIKELEMNKLQRKVITGIGNKSLRRFCGKSGQNLHKVVSLLREGCRDDRITVDIDFNGNEVLLYAKQHDMEKVFCIVNDALEFEAKLLRNECDERRPGCSVLALFGSGGEIKHLELGKRYLTVEILHQNPCDIDEKELIRLVDDHVPSIANFYIFGGFQATSDEMKWGKFTFLTPENAEDAISKLNGIEFHGSLLKVVPVCSYRNPGLPFPAVKAKVSWPRKPSRGHALVICASGEAEFVVKDCFALGVGWRYLNCEVSKKYENCVFVTGVPFHVTEPELYDAFRGTTTRTILGIRLLRGPSTVGPSVSECEEALMREISQFMPNKNFPGQNFRVQVFNPEERDSMMRASITFDGSMHREAATALDHLQGSVLPCCLPWQIIQCQHVFHSTVSCPTRIYNVISQAVGSLLESFRSQKGVSYNLEKNENGNFRVKLTANATKTIADLRRPLELLMEGKTINHPDLTLSAVQLLLSRDGLAHLRSVEQETGTYIHYDRQSLNTKVFGHTDQVAAAEEKLVHALLQLHEKKPHEVRLRGRNLPPNLMKEVIKKFGADLEGFKKEVPSAELQLNTRQHVLYVRGSKEDKQRVEEMISELITSSGHNSLGQLLSENACPICFCELEDPFKLESCGHMFCKACLVDQCESAMKSQDGFPLCCLKNECKKLLLLVDLRSLLPDKLDELFRASLNAFVASSPGLYRFCTTPDCTSIYQVAPADAEGKPFVCGSCYVEICTKCHLEYHPFISCEAYKEYKADPDATLREWRKGKENVKSCPSCGYTIEKTEGCNHVECRCGSHICWACLEKFKSSEECYSHLRSVHLSY; the protein is encoded by the exons ATGCTCGGATCTCAGGACCGCCGTCCCTTCCGCCCGCCGGACTGGGCCCCGCCTCCTCCGCACCGCCATCGCGACTACCGCGACCACCACTACCACAATCAGCACCAGTACCAGCCCCAGCCCCAGCCCCAACGCTACCGCCCCGTGCAGCCGTCGCATCCCCCGCCGCAGCTCGCCGTGTTCCTCCTCCGCACGGGTCCCGATTACTCCGCGCCAACCGCAACTGAGGTGGAGGCCCTCGTCGGGGCCCTCCCGTCCCCGGCCCCGGCCAGCCTCTCCGTCAACTCCTcgggccgcctcgccgcgcgcctcgtCTTCCGCACCCTCcgcgaggccgcggccgccgcggccgagctCTGGGCGCGCCGCCTCGAGGGGCATCACCTCCTCACCCTGGAACTCCAGGACCCCACCCTCGCAGCCCACGCCTCCCCGCTAATTGCCTCACTCTTCGCGGTCCACGCCTCCCGCCTCCTCGATTCGGAcctctcggccctctcggccgcCCGGTCTGCTGAACTCGCAGCGTCCATCCAGGCTGTGAAGCGCCGCCTGCGCTCGCCAAATCGCTTCCGCGACTTTGATCAGCTCAATCTCGAGATGAAGACACTCGAGGCGGAGAAGGAATTGGTGGACGCCAAAATTGCGGAGTATCAGGTGGCAATGAGGTCGATACGACGCGCAATGCTGCGTGAGActgatgatgaggaggagggggtggaCGTTTTTGGGTCTGTGCAAGGTGTGGAAGTGGACTTTGCGAGGGTGCACAAGATAATGCTGCGTGAGTGCCGGAGGCTCAAGGAGGGCCTGCCAATCTATGCGTACCGCAGGAGGATTCTCAATCACATTTTCACTAACCAG GTCATGATCTTGATAGGGGAAACTGGTTCTGGGAAGAGCACACAGTTGGTTCAGTTTCTTGCAGACTCGGGTCTTGCTGCCGGTGGTTCCATCGTCTGTACTCAACCTCGAAAGATTGCTGCTATATCTTTAGCACATAGAGTAGATGAAGAAAGCAATGGCTGTTATGGGAACAATTCTGTGATGTCATATTCAACCTTCTTAAATTCTCAAGGTTTTGGCTCTGAGATTATATTCACCACAGACAGTTGTCTTTTGCATCACTGCATGAGTGATAAGGGCCTGGATGGCATTTCGTATATTATTGTAGATGAAGCTCATGAAAGAAGCTTGAATACTGATCTTCTGTTAGCTATGATCAAGAACAAGCTGCTTGATAGGCTGGATCTGCGGCTTATTATAATGTCTGCCACTGCTGATGCTGACAGACTTATGGAGTACTTTTATGGTTGTCAAACATTTCATGTTAAAGGGCGAAGTTTCCCAGTTGAAATTAAGTATGTCCCAGACATATCAGCAGAGGCTTCCTTGAATCCTTTGCAAAGTATTTGTTCTGTTGCTTGTGCTACTGCTTCCTATGTTACTGATGTTGTAAGAATGGTTAGCTTCATCcacaagaatgaagaagagggtGCTATACTTGCTTTTTTGACATCTCAACTGGAAGTAGAATGGTCCTGTGAATCCTTCAGTGATCCAAATGCTGTGGTGCTTCCGATGCATGGAAAGCTTTCACATGTAGAACAGAGTCAGGTATTCAAAAGCTATCCTGGAAAGAGGAAGATTATCTTCTGCACAAATATAGCTGAAACATCATTGACCATAAAAGATGTGAAGTATGTTGTTGATTGTGGCCTGGCCAAGGAATGCAGATTTATTCCTAGTAGTGGACTCAATATACTGAAAGTCAATTGGATTTCTCAAAGTTCTGCTAATCAACGTGCTGGCCGAGCTGGTCGAACAGGAGCAGGCAAATGTTACAGGCTTTACTCAGAATCTGACTTCGGTATGATGGAAGTGCATCAAGAACCTGAAATCCGTAAAGTTCATCTTGGCACTGCTGTCCTGAGAATACTTGCTTTGGGTGTTGGGGATGTACAAAATTTTGAGTTTGTTGATGCTCCAGATCCAGAGGCCATCAATATGGCTGTGAATAATCTTGAGCAACTAGGTGCCATAGAATGTAAATATAATGGGTTTGAGCTAACTGATATCGGACACCACCTGGTCAAATTAGGAATTGAACCAAGGCTTGGGAAAATCATGCTTGATTGCTTCAGTTCTGGTCTGAAGAAAGAAGGTGTAGTCCTAGCCGCTGTTATGGCTAATTCTAGTAGCATATTTTGTAGAGTGGGCACTAATGAGGAGAAATATAAAGCTGACCGTCGGAAAGTCCCATTCTGTCACCCTGATGGAGACCTTTTCACTTCACTTGCTGTTTATAAGAAGTGGGAGGATGGTCATGCGAACAAGAATGTCTGGTGCTGGCAGAATAGTATCAATGCCAAGACCCTGAGGAGGTGCCAGGAAACTATATCTGAACTTGAAAATTGTCTAAAGCATGAACTGAACATTATTATTCCAAGTTATTGGCGTTGGAACCCTGAGGAGCCTACTTTGCATGATGCTTCGTTAAAGAGGATCATTCTATCATCTCTTAGAGGCAATCTTGCTATGTTTTCTGGACATGAAAAGTTTGGTTATCAGGTGATTTCAGCAGATCAACCTGTGCAGCTTCACCCTTCATGCTCATTATTTATTTATGATAGCAAGCCTGAATGGGTGGTATTTGCAGAAATCTTGTCAGTCCCTAATCAGTATTTGGTGTGTGTAAcagctgttgatcatgatgccttgtgtacagtttaccccatgtcttttatTAAAGAATTGGAGATGAATAAATTGCAGAGGAAAGTGATTACTGGGATTGGAAATAAATCACTGAGAAGATTTTGTGGTAAATCTGGCCAAAATCTGCACAAAGTTGTTTCACTGCTGAGGGAGGGCTGCAGAGATGACCGAATAACAGTTGATATAGACTTCAATGGCAATGAAGTTTTGTTATATGCTAAACAACATGATATGGAAAAGGTCTTTTGCATTGTTAACGATGCTTTGGAATTTGAAGCTAAGTTACTGAGAAATGAATGTGACGAGCGAAGACCTGGTTGCTCTGTTCTTGCACTATTTGGCTCAGGTGGTGAAATCAAGCATTTGGAACTTGGGAAGAGGTATCTAACAGTGGAGATTCTGCATCAGAATCCTTGTGACATAGATGAGAAGGAGCTAATTCGTTTGGTGGATGATCACGTCCCTAGTATAGCTAATTTTTATATATTCGGGGGTTTTCAGGCAACCTCAGATGAAATGAAGTGGGGAAAGTTTACATTCCTAACACCAGAAAATGCTGAGGATGCTATTTCGAAATTGAATGGGATCGAATTTCATGGTTCCTTGCTAAAAGTGGTTCCTGTATGCTCTTACAGGAATCCAGGGTTACCATTTCCTGCAGTAAAAGCTAAAGTATCTTGGCCACGTAAGCCAAGCAGGGGACATGCACTTGTAATATGTGCTAGTGGAGAAGCTGAATTTGTTGTAAAGGACTGCTTTGCCCTAGGAGTTGGTTGGAGGTACCTCAATTGTGAGGTTAGTAAGAAGTATGAGAACTGTGTCTTTGTCACAGGGGTTCCTTTCCATGTAACAGAGCCAGAATTGTATGATGCTTTTCGTGGTACAACAACCAGGACAATCCTTGGTATCCGCCTGCTTAGAGGACCATCAACAGTTGGCCCCTCTGTTTCGGAATGTGAAGAAGCACTGATGAGAGAGATATCTCAATTCATGCCAAATAAGAATTTTCCTGGACAAAATTTCCGTGTGCAAGTGTTCAATCCAGAAGAGAGAGACTCAATGATGAGAGCTAGCATAACCTTTGATGGAAGTATGCATAGAGAGGCTGCAACAGCACTGGACCATCTTCAAGGAAGTGTTCTTCCTTGTTGTCTTCCTTGGCAGATAATACAATGCCAACATGTTTTTCATAGTACTGTTTCCTGTCCGACACGCATTTACAATGTTATCAGCCAGGCAGTTGGTTCTTTGCTCGAGAGCTTCAGAAGCCAAAAAG GTGTATCTTACAATTTAGAGAAGAATGAGAATGGCAATTTCCGGGTTAAACTCACTGCAAATGCAACAAAGACCATAGCAGATTTGAGAAGACCTCTTGAGCTTTTGATGGAAGGCAAAACCATAAACCACCCTGATCTGACGTTAAGCGCTGTTCAATTACTCTTGTCGCGTGATGGTTTGGCACATTTGAGATCAGTTGAACAAGAGACTGGTACTTACATTCACTATGACAGGCAAAGCCTGAACACTAAAGTCTTTGGACACACAGACCAGGTGGCAGCAGCTGAGGAAAAATTGGTTCATGCACTTCTACAGCTCCATGAGAAGAAGCCACATGAAGTTCGTCTTCGTGGCCGGAACCTCCCACCAAACTTGATGAAGGAAGtaataaaaaaatttggagCTGATCTAGAAGGATTTAAGAAAGAGGTACCTTCTGCAGAGCTTCAGTTAAACACACGACAACATGTGCTATATGTTCGAGGCAGCAAGGAAGATAAGCAAAGGGTGGAAGAGATGATATCTGAACTGATAACCTCTAGTGGCCACAATTCTCTGGGTCAACTGTTGTCAGAGAATGCATGTCCTATTTGCTTTTGTGAGCTCGAAGATCCATTTAAGCTCGAATCCTGTGGCCACATGTTTTGTAAGGCTTGTTTGGTGGATCAGTGTGAATCTGCCATGAAATCACAGGATGGTTTCCCTCTTTGTTGCCTTAAAAATGAGTGCAAGAAGCTCCTCCTCCTTGTAGATCTGAGGTCTCTCCTGCCTGACAAGCTTGATGAGCTGTTTAGAGCTTCCTTGAATGCATTTGTTGCATCTAGCCCAGGATTATACCGCTTCTGCACCACACCTGACTGCACGTCCATTTACCAAGTAGCTCCTGCAGATGCAGAAGGCAAACCTTTTGTCTGTGGGTCTTGCTATGTAGAGATCTGTACCAAGTGCCATCTCGAGTACCATCCATTCATATCTTGTGAGGCATACAAAGAATACAAGGCAGACCCAGATGCAACTTTGCGTGAATGGCGCAAAGGGAAGGAGAACGTGAAGAGTTGTCCTTCATGTGGATATACAATTGAGAAAACTGAAGGTTGCAACCATGTTGAGTGTAGGTGTGGCAGCCACATCTGTTGGGCATGCTTGGAGAAATTCAAGAGCAGTGAGGAGTGTTATAGCCATCTCAGGTCTGTGCACCTATCCTATTAG